A genomic segment from Salvia splendens isolate huo1 chromosome 13, SspV2, whole genome shotgun sequence encodes:
- the LOC121763021 gene encoding chloroplast envelope quinone oxidoreductase homolog: MAGKLMRAVQYFSYGGGTAVLKEVEVPVGRASKGEVVVKVEATTLNPIDWKLQKGALRPFMPKKFPYIPAIEVAGGVVEVGPGVENFKPGDKVIAGLDVGTGGGLAEYCVAKADVTVLKPAEVSAAEGACLPAAGLTAHGALTSAGLKFDCSGPRKNILVTAASGGVGHLAVQLAKLGNTHVTATCGARNLDLVRSLGADEVLDYKTPEGAALKSPSGKKYDAVIQCAPPIPWSVFEPNLSPTGKVIELSPGASTMWTFAVKKLTLSKKKLVPFFSSVKAENLVFLAELVKQGKLKVVIDCKHPLSDARAAWAKCIDGHATGKIIVEP, translated from the exons ATGGCAGGAAAGCTCATGCGCGCGGTCCAGTACTTCAGTTACGGCGGCGGAACTGCTGTTTTGAAG GAAGTAGAAGTTCCAGTTGGTAGGGCGAGTAAGGGTGAAGTCGTGGTGAAAGTGGAAGCCACAACCTTAAATCCTATTGATTGGAAACTTCAGAAAGGCGCGCTTCGTCCCTTCATGCCTAAGAAGTTTCCTTATATTCCTG CTATTGAAGTAGCTGGAGGAGTTGTGGAGGTCGGCCCCGGAGTAGAAAACTTCAAACCTGGAGATAAAGTCATTGCTGGCTTAGATGTCGGT ACAGGAGGTGGTTTAGCAGAATATTGTGTGGCTAAGGCAGATGTAACAGTTCTTAAGCCTGCTGAAGTATCAGCTGCTGAAGGAGCATGCCTCCCTGCCGCCGGCTTGACTGCTCACGGGGCCCTCACATCGGCAGGGCTCAAGTTCGACTGCAGTGGCCCCCGGAAGAACATCCTCGTCACTGCAGCCTCCGGTGGCGTTGGCCACTTGGCCGTCCAGCTGGCGAAACTGGGGAACACGCACGTCACCGCCACGTGTGGAGCCCGCAACCTCGACCTTGTGAGGAGCCTCGGGGCGGACGAGGTGCTCGACTACAAGACCCCAGAGGGTGCAGCCCTCAAGAGCCCGTCGGGCAAGAAGTACGACGCGGTGATCCAATGCGCACCGCCCATCCCGTGGTCGGTGTTCGAGCCGAACCTGAGCCCGACTGGGAAGGTGATCGAGCTCTCGCCTGGAGCGAGCACCATGTGGACCTTCGCCGTGAAGAAGCTCACGTTGTCAAAGAAAAAACTGGTGCCATTCTTCAGCTCCGTCAAGGCGGAGAACCTGGTGTTCCTCGCGGAGTTGGTGAAGCAGGGGAAGCTGAAGGTGGTGATCGACTGCAAGCACCCATTGAGCGACGCCAGAGCTGCCTGGGCAAAGTGCATCGACGGACACGCTACCGGAAAGATCATCGTCGAGCCGTAG